The genomic stretch TGCTGCAAGAGTTGTGCCTGAGATTCTTCCACATGGCGGGCGCTGAGGTAGAGGCACAGACTAGTCTTGTGGGCCGCCAGCGAGGCCAAGTCCTCCGCCTCGGGCACCTGGGTGCGCCCGCTGATTCGGGTGAGAATGATCGACTGCACCAGCCCCGGAATCGTCAGTTCGGCATTGAGCTTCGCCGCCGCCGCCTGGTAGGCGCTAATGCCCGGCACCACCTCAAAGGGCACTTCTGCTTCCGCCAGCGCCTGGATTTGCTCGTGAATGGCGCTGTAGAGGCTAGGGTCGCCCGATTGCAGTCGAATTACCGACTTTCCCGCCCGTACCCGCTCTACCATCAGCGGCAAAATACCTTCCAGGGTCATAGTGGCAGTGCCGATGCGCTCGGCGTCGGGACGGGTCCAAGCCAAAATTTGCTGAGGTACGAGAGAGTTGGCGTAGAGAATCACATCTGCCTGGCTCAGCAGTCGCTGGGCTTTAACCGTCAATAGCTCTGGGTCGCCCGGCCCCGCCCCGACGATGTACACTCCCGGCGCTAGGGCCGCCCCCGCAGTAGGGGCATGGGCGGGAAAATCTTCGATTCTAGAGGAGGTCACAGGGCTAGCCATAGGGCAAACGTCAACAATTCACACAGCCATTGGATCATAGCCACTTTGTTTCAAGTAACCGTGAACTCTAGGTATTTCCCCGGGATTTAGCGATCGCTCTAGGAGATTGGAGCGGTAGATGCACCCTGATTCGGACCCCTGAGGATAGCTAACTCAGGGGTCTTTTTGTCTTGGGGGCGAGAGCTATTCCCTCGTTGCTGCACCCTAGAACCAGGAACTTAATGCCTTTCGATGGGCTTGTTGCCGACTGTGGAGCCGCGACAGCGCCGGAGTAACTCAGATTTCTGTGTTTAGAAATGCGCTTCGAATTGGCTCACGTTACAGCCGAGTCGGTGGCCCGAGCGGAATTGAGCAGCGGTGCACCAATGCCCAGCTCCGCCAGGGGTGACCCACTTTAGCCGTTCACAGAAATAGTGCGGGTTTGCGCTAATCTGTGACAGATGCATCGAACGCAACACTAGATAGCTGGGTTCAGCAGTACGCACCTATGGCTGAAGCAGGACAGGGAGAACGATTGCTCGGAGGCCACTACCGAGTGCTGCGGCAGCTCAGTCGGGGCAGCTTTGGCGATACCTACCTGGCCGAAGACACCCACCGATTTCAAGAACTCTGCGTGCTGAAGGAGTTTAACCCTCAGGTGCCCGGCAAGCTGGCTTTGGATAAAGCCCAAACTCTGTTTGAGCGCGAGGCTAGCATTCTCTATCAGATCAACCATCCCCAGGTGCCTCGGTTTCGTGAACTGCTGAGGGATCAGGGACGGCTGTTTTTGGTGCAAGACTACGTCGAAGGCCCCACCTACCGAGAACTGCTCGATCGCCGCCGCGCCGTGGGTGAGAGCTTTAGCGAAGCGGAGGGGGTGCAGTTTTTGATGCAAACGCTGCCGCTGCTGCAATACCTGCACAGCATAGGTATCGTGCATCGCAATATTTCGCCCGACAACTTGATTCAGCGCAATGCCGACGGTCGGCCGGTACTCATCGACTTTGGCGGCGTGAAGCAGCTGGTGGTGAATGTGCGCTATCAGCTGGGGGTCGCCCAGCCCTACCAGGCCGCCGATGGCACCATCACTCGCCTGGGCACCGTGGGCTATGCCCCCGAAGAACAGCTTGAATCAGGTCAAGTGAGCCCGGCTACCGATCTCTACGCTCTGGGCATGACCACCTTGGTGCTGCTGACGGGCAAAGACCCCGACGCCCTCTACGACGATCGCCGCGATCGCTGGATTTGGCCAGAGCAGGTTGAGCTATCGGCTACCCTAAGCCAGGTGCTGACTCAGCTGGCGGCTCACGATCCGAGCGATCGCTACCAGTCGGCGGGGCAGGCGCTGGCTGCCCTCAACCTGGCCCACCCCGACGCGCTCTCAGCGACCTGGTCGCAGCCCATGCCCGTTCGCATGCAGCCCACGGTGCCACCGCCCCAACCCGAACCGCCAAGGCTAGCGCCCACGATGGCGGTCGCCCCAGCGGCTTCCTATGCGCCACCCATGGCCCACGACCCCACGGCCACGGTGGCTCCGCCGCCTCGGGCGGTGCCGGTGCAAAAAACATCGCCGGGGTGCTGGCCGGCCTTAGCGGGGCTATTGGTTTTGGTGGGAGTCGCCGGAGGGCTGTGGTGGTGGCTCGACCCCCTGAGCCAGTTTGGGGGGGCTAGCTCCGAAGTCGTCTCGCCTGGCGGCAGTGATACCAGCAATCCCAACCTCAGCGAGGCCGAGCGCGATCGCAAACAGGCCCTGCGCGATCGCGCCGTCGCCCTCAGCGTTGACTGGTCCTACGTCACCAGCCTGACCGACCAACTGTTTTATGAACAAAACCCTGATCGCCAGGGCACCCAGCTTACCGATCAGCCCCAGGATGAGCCCCTGCGGGCGGCGTGGGATGCGATCGCCGCCGATAATCTAAACCTGATCGAAGCCAACCTCAGCACTGACGCCCGCAGCAAGCTAGGCCGCTATAACCCCACCGACAGCGATCGTTGGAAGCAGCAGGTTAATGCCCTCTACGTCAGCAGCAACGCCCTCTATGATTTAGCTGACGCCCGCTTTAGCCAGCTGTTTCCAGGGCGGGAAAGGGAGGGCTTTGTCGAAACCGCTGTTGACCAAATCTGGTTTGCGCTGGCCCAAGACCAAGTTAACGCCATGGAATCTGGCGAAAACCTGACCGAGGTTACCTTCGAGCAGGGCACCTTCAACCAGCAGCAGGAAGGCAATCTTAGCCCTGGCCATGGCCAGATCTATGTTGTCAATCTCACCGCTCAGCAGTTGCTTCGACTAAACCTGCAAGCCCCACCGGAGAGTACCCGCCTCTCGCTCTACGTGCCGGTGCCTACCGACGAACTGACCCACATTCTGGCCGATGCCCAACAAAACACCTGGGCTGGAGAGCTGCCCCAGTCAGGTTACTACGAGATTGTGGTGGTATCTCAATCAGAGAATGTCATTCCCTACCGCCTCACCGTGGCAGTTGATAACGTCATCAACGACATTATTAACCAACCAGATCCGCCTGAAAAGAACAATTGATGTCAGCACAGCCTGCTCTCTCTACCGTTTCCGATTGTTACCTTTTGCAACTTTGGGAGCAACTTAGGGCGATATTTGTTGGGGTCAACGCACTTTCCCACGGTTATGAACCACATTCTGCTCAACTCCATTCGGGAGTCTGAGGGTCGGTACCTAAGCGATTCAGAACTACGGCCCCTAGCCCAGTTTGTGGCGTCCTTCGATACACGTTTTAAGACCTATACCCGCCTGAGAGCAGACGGTAAAACCCTGGTACTCAACGCCCTGCGCCAGCTCATGGTGGGTTCCTATCGCGAGGTGGTGCAGGTCCACGGAGCCAAGTGTCAGCGCGACATGCTCTATACCCTAGAGTGCATTGCTAAAGCCGTTCTGCTCGATGACCCGGACGGCTTTATGGAAGAGTATGTGATGTGGATGCAGAACATTACCCGCGCCCTGCATAAACAAGACTCTGCGATCGCCGCCTATCGCTGCCTGCAAGCTCAAGTTCTGGCTACCTTACCCGAAACCTCAGCTCAGCTCATCAATAGCTATTTAGACAAACTCATCCAAGCCTTGAGCGATGGCCTGTAGACCAGCCGCAACAACACCGTAACTTCATCCCCAACGTTGATACTGGCCCGAGTCGGCTGGGAAGACTTAGGGTACTGGTGCTTTCATGGTTTGGCGCTCATGAGTCTACGCAATAACGCCTACGCCACAGTTGCTTCGAGGGCAAATATTTTGACTCATTCCGCTGCGCCTAAGCCTTACCTGATCAGGCTTTCGACCTTTCAGCAGCAGCCGCTACTGGGCGACTATAGGCAGGGTCAGCTGTGCCTCAACGACTGCGGCCAGATTGTGGCCGACGAGTGGGTACGAGCTGCCGCCAACCGCAAAGGCATCGACCTTGATGTCTGGACGATCACCCCCACTAGCCTACAAAGCGTTGTCTTTTTGCAAGTGCCAGCTACAGTTGGTGCTGGGCTAACCGGCCTCCACGAAGGCCAAAAACCCTGGCTGCTGTCGTCATTTATTGCCAGCTTTAAAGCGGTAGCGGCCAAGCGCATTAACCTACGGCTAAACCAGCTGGGGCAGTCGGTGTGGCAGCGCAACTATGACGAGCACCTGATTGGTGGCGATGACTATCTAGCCGAGCTGCGCTATAAGCTGCAAAGCCAGAACCAACAGCCCACTGTATAGACATCTCCAAAAGGTTATGCAAAGTGTTTTAAGGGGTCTGGCGATCGCTAGGTCTCTTGTAAGCGATCGCCCTATGCCTCCACAAACGGGGAATTAAGAGGCTTTAAACTCAGCTCTAGCCCGCTAGTTTGGCCTTAACTAAAGCCTGCACCTTGCCGCCATCGGCGCGGCCTTTGAGCTGCTGCATGACTGGTCCCATCACTTTACCCATATCTTTGGGCGACGAGGCCCCGGTCTGGGCGATCAGATCGTCAATGACGGCTTCGACTTCGGCATCGCTGAGCTGCTGGGGCAGATATTCTTCAATAATGGCTAGTTCTTCAGCTTCCTGGGCAGCCAGCTCGTCGCGCCCGGCTTTTTGGTACTGCTCGATTGAGTCTTTGCGCTGTTTGGCCAGCTGGGTCAGCACCTCTAGTTCTTGGTCGGCGGTAAGCTCATCTTGTCCGCTGGGGCGCACCAAAGACTCTTTTTCGAGAATCACTTTTTTAATGCTGCGAACCGTCTCTAGGCGCACCTTGTCTTTGGCCTTCATGGCGGTTTTGATGTCGTCGCTGATGCGGTCTTTCAGACTCATGGGGAAGATCCTTACGCCTATCTCGACGGCGCGCTGTAGGCTACCCTTTCACTTTAATTCAAACCGCTGGTTGGACGATCAGGAGATGGGGAGGTGAGGACGATAAGGGGAGAGAGCAAGGTAAAAGGCAGACATCTAAGCATCTCTGTCTTCCTCATCCACCTATTTACTCCATCTCTTCATCTTTCCGACTCTCCAACTGCTGTTCTAAAAAATTCACTAAATCAGCGCAGGTGAACAGCTGGGTTTCGTCGAAGTACTCGCTGATATCGAGATCAAAAGTTTCGTAGAAGTCTTCGCAGAGGGTGAGGCTCCAGTCAAACCAGCACACCGCTGGAAACGACAGATCGTCAACCAGGTTATCGCTGGGTTTTACGCAGCCGATTTCGAGGCCGGAGTAGGCGGTGAGCTGCTGGTAGACAAAGTCAATCAGCGGTTTGGGCAGAGGCCGACGCACTGCTGGCGGGGTCCAATGGTAGCGGTACCACTCGTCGCAGGTGAGGCATCGGCGCGATCGCAGCCACTGGTTCACCCGTTGACGGGCGACCATGTCGGGGCTGAGGGCCATATAGGTGGTAAGGCTATTGACAAAGTTTTTCAACGGTTGCCACATCGGTTGCTTGAACGTCGAGCCCTAAAATTGCTTCTGGGGCTTGGCCTCTGGGGCTTGCTTAGAGTGTGCCCAGGGCAACGGTCTAAGTCATGATTTCGGCATGAACTTAGCTCAGTCCAGGCTCAATCCGCAAAGCTCAGCTAGGGTAGCGGTAAAGCTCGGGTAGGAAACCGCTGCCGCTTCGGCCCGCTGTACCTGCATTGAGCCTTTGACTCGCAGGGCAGCAATCGCCAGACTCATTGCGACTCG from Leptolyngbya subtilissima AS-A7 encodes the following:
- the cobM gene encoding precorrin-4 C(11)-methyltransferase; this encodes MTSSRIEDFPAHAPTAGAALAPGVYIVGAGPGDPELLTVKAQRLLSQADVILYANSLVPQQILAWTRPDAERIGTATMTLEGILPLMVERVRAGKSVIRLQSGDPSLYSAIHEQIQALAEAEVPFEVVPGISAYQAAAAKLNAELTIPGLVQSIILTRISGRTQVPEAEDLASLAAHKTSLCLYLSARHVEESQAQLLQHYEPDTPVAICFRIGWPDEQLLVVPLSEMAKTTREKDLIRTTLYIISPALRGQKVRSRLYNPGHTHLFRPRNGSAAPSDATQDAVSPQP
- a CDS encoding serine/threonine-protein kinase translates to MAEAGQGERLLGGHYRVLRQLSRGSFGDTYLAEDTHRFQELCVLKEFNPQVPGKLALDKAQTLFEREASILYQINHPQVPRFRELLRDQGRLFLVQDYVEGPTYRELLDRRRAVGESFSEAEGVQFLMQTLPLLQYLHSIGIVHRNISPDNLIQRNADGRPVLIDFGGVKQLVVNVRYQLGVAQPYQAADGTITRLGTVGYAPEEQLESGQVSPATDLYALGMTTLVLLTGKDPDALYDDRRDRWIWPEQVELSATLSQVLTQLAAHDPSDRYQSAGQALAALNLAHPDALSATWSQPMPVRMQPTVPPPQPEPPRLAPTMAVAPAASYAPPMAHDPTATVAPPPRAVPVQKTSPGCWPALAGLLVLVGVAGGLWWWLDPLSQFGGASSEVVSPGGSDTSNPNLSEAERDRKQALRDRAVALSVDWSYVTSLTDQLFYEQNPDRQGTQLTDQPQDEPLRAAWDAIAADNLNLIEANLSTDARSKLGRYNPTDSDRWKQQVNALYVSSNALYDLADARFSQLFPGREREGFVETAVDQIWFALAQDQVNAMESGENLTEVTFEQGTFNQQQEGNLSPGHGQIYVVNLTAQQLLRLNLQAPPESTRLSLYVPVPTDELTHILADAQQNTWAGELPQSGYYEIVVVSQSENVIPYRLTVAVDNVINDIINQPDPPEKNN
- a CDS encoding GatB/YqeY domain-containing protein, giving the protein MSLKDRISDDIKTAMKAKDKVRLETVRSIKKVILEKESLVRPSGQDELTADQELEVLTQLAKQRKDSIEQYQKAGRDELAAQEAEELAIIEEYLPQQLSDAEVEAVIDDLIAQTGASSPKDMGKVMGPVMQQLKGRADGGKVQALVKAKLAG